A single window of uncultured Methanospirillum sp. DNA harbors:
- a CDS encoding tetratricopeptide repeat protein, which produces MNHLSLLILLACALVCVMTVTADKDPQQAAIWFDKGKDLASMASYAEAVSAFDMSLTFGQDDEAVWLEKGKALARLGKYAEATKTLEKAIALKPDDIEAWTQKGDALNWLGKNNEALQAYEKVLELDPKNSYAKLKKNIIQNLRAS; this is translated from the coding sequence ATGAATCACCTCTCTCTTCTGATCCTTCTCGCCTGTGCGTTGGTCTGCGTCATGACCGTTACAGCAGATAAAGACCCGCAGCAGGCTGCAATCTGGTTTGACAAGGGGAAAGACCTGGCATCAATGGCCAGCTACGCGGAAGCAGTATCAGCATTCGATATGTCCCTTACATTTGGTCAGGATGATGAGGCTGTATGGCTGGAGAAGGGAAAGGCCCTTGCAAGGCTTGGAAAGTATGCCGAGGCAACAAAGACACTTGAAAAAGCAATCGCGTTAAAACCTGATGACATCGAAGCATGGACTCAGAAAGGTGATGCACTCAACTGGCTTGGAAAGAACAACGAGGCACTCCAGGCATATGAGAAGGTTCTCGAACTAGACCCGAAAAATTCCTACGCAAAACTGAAGAAAAACATCATCCAAAATCTGCGTGCCAGTTAA
- a CDS encoding alkyl sulfatase dimerization domain-containing protein: protein MGLLCFALICSAGYADDRKEATEYTIAIHEKANDTAAWNNNDEDFIFANKGFIATDSPLVIPSAYPGITAWSMDSYSFLNNESCPDTINPLLFRQAQLNNINGLFNVTDGIYQVRGYDVSDISFIKGDTGWIVIDPAVSVETAKAAMDLVNKTIGKYPVKAVIYSHPHVDHYQGVKGVTTQEAVDSGDVQIIAPEHFMEHALSENVYAGNAMFRRATYQYGIQLPRDAKGNIDIGLGKSPSTGTASLIAPTVDITKTGQKLTVDGVQMEFQLAENTEAPVEMNVWFPQRSALFMAENCAATYHNLLTLRGAQVRDPLSWSNNLKEARDLYGDKAKVLFRAHHWPVFGTDKVIEQLENQRDLYKFINDQTLNLINKGYTMDEIASMIELPESLDQYWYTHGFYGQLYMGVKATYQKYLGFYDADPINLKRLPPTEFATEITRYMGGADAALAQMQKDYDAGNYELVASIAHYLVFADPTNMEAREMEADALEQLGYQVESGTARNAYLMGAQELRSTEPVTMRSGISDDIMAAMSMSELLDYISVRVNGQKADGEDYKMNLVLSDTGDTALIQIKNNALVYWVDSSSPDAVVTVTMPRKTLEGLALDPSTTPEDVTTTGESEVFDRFVGMLDVFNPGFNIVTP from the coding sequence TTGGGACTGCTCTGTTTCGCCCTTATCTGTAGTGCAGGATATGCAGATGACAGGAAAGAGGCGACAGAATACACTATTGCAATACACGAGAAGGCAAATGATACTGCTGCCTGGAACAACAACGATGAGGATTTTATCTTCGCAAACAAGGGATTTATTGCGACTGATTCACCCCTTGTGATACCCTCGGCATACCCCGGCATCACTGCATGGAGTATGGATTCCTACAGTTTTCTAAACAACGAAAGCTGCCCTGACACCATCAATCCGCTTCTGTTCAGACAGGCACAGCTCAACAATATCAACGGGCTGTTCAATGTCACAGACGGCATTTACCAGGTCAGGGGATATGATGTATCAGACATCAGTTTCATCAAAGGAGACACCGGCTGGATAGTTATCGACCCTGCTGTCTCTGTTGAGACAGCAAAGGCAGCCATGGACCTTGTCAACAAGACCATCGGAAAATATCCGGTGAAAGCAGTTATTTATTCACATCCCCATGTGGATCATTACCAGGGAGTGAAAGGAGTCACAACCCAGGAGGCTGTCGATTCCGGTGATGTGCAGATCATCGCACCTGAACATTTCATGGAGCACGCCCTGAGCGAGAATGTGTATGCAGGAAATGCCATGTTCAGACGGGCAACCTACCAGTATGGGATTCAGTTGCCCAGGGATGCAAAAGGAAATATCGATATCGGCCTTGGTAAAAGCCCATCGACAGGAACTGCATCCCTGATCGCCCCCACCGTTGACATCACAAAGACCGGACAGAAACTGACTGTTGATGGTGTCCAGATGGAGTTCCAGCTGGCAGAGAACACAGAGGCACCTGTCGAGATGAACGTCTGGTTCCCGCAGAGGAGTGCCTTATTCATGGCTGAGAACTGTGCGGCAACCTACCACAACCTTCTGACCCTTCGCGGAGCACAGGTCAGGGACCCGCTCTCCTGGTCCAACAATCTCAAAGAGGCACGTGATCTCTACGGAGACAAGGCAAAGGTTCTCTTCCGTGCCCACCACTGGCCGGTGTTTGGAACTGATAAAGTGATTGAGCAGCTGGAAAACCAGCGTGATCTCTACAAGTTCATCAATGACCAGACCCTCAATCTCATCAACAAAGGATACACCATGGATGAGATCGCGAGCATGATTGAACTACCAGAGTCACTTGACCAGTACTGGTACACTCATGGATTCTACGGTCAGCTCTACATGGGAGTCAAGGCGACCTACCAGAAATACCTCGGGTTCTATGATGCAGACCCGATAAATCTCAAACGACTTCCACCGACTGAGTTTGCAACAGAGATCACCAGGTACATGGGAGGTGCTGATGCAGCACTAGCGCAGATGCAAAAAGACTATGATGCAGGTAATTATGAACTGGTTGCCTCAATTGCACATTATCTCGTCTTTGCAGATCCGACAAACATGGAGGCACGCGAGATGGAGGCTGATGCCCTGGAGCAGCTCGGATATCAGGTTGAGTCAGGAACAGCACGAAATGCTTACCTAATGGGTGCACAGGAACTGAGAAGCACTGAACCGGTCACCATGCGCAGTGGAATATCAGATGATATCATGGCTGCCATGTCAATGAGTGAACTTCTGGATTACATATCAGTCAGGGTAAATGGACAGAAGGCAGACGGCGAAGACTACAAGATGAACCTTGTTCTTTCTGACACCGGTGACACGGCCTTGATCCAGATCAAGAACAACGCACTTGTGTACTGGGTTGACAGTTCCTCACCAGATGCAGTTGTCACGGTGACTATGCCAAGAAAGACACTCGAAGGACTTGCACTCGACCCGTCGACAACTCCTGAAGATGTGACAACAACCGGTGAATCAGAAGTATTTGACAGGTTTGTCGGAATGCTCGATGTATTCAACCCCGGGTTCAACATCGTCACCCCTTAA
- a CDS encoding MFS transporter: MTISRADPVYRGLILLIFSISLANFMSAIDGTIVTVALPTISQVFDVSPGVASWVITSYILVMAGCVLIFGKVSDVIGFKTVFLSGFMIFTIGSLAAGFLPGFLNSFPVFIISRIFQAVGASMITAIGPAMVTAYIPMEFKGKAMGTVFTIQALGGAIGPTAGGILTQHLSWSWIFFINIPIGIGAIILGAKVIPEKERRRWIPGFDRTGAVLIFTVLSSMLFFLSEGQTFGWTSPVILGAAALTVLATGFFVKHELSFPEPLLELRLFREKNFLLTNSLIVLLFFNFGGVCFLLPFYLQYLQEFSPSLVGLVFSTLSIALMLGGILAGVGAGKVPWRWINGTAGALEILGYFLITQIRPDSNPWFTVLCLALVGTGAGLILTSSSSMIMNSVSKRYQGMISSFTSLERFIPMMLGVTIFNILFVQGISSVASAGSVGEMMNNLSKPALESGFGLAFWFAFLLSLCMLVVAACANLEIHPDYQNEK; this comes from the coding sequence ATGACAATATCCCGGGCTGATCCTGTATACAGGGGACTCATTCTTCTCATATTCTCAATCTCGCTCGCAAATTTTATGTCAGCAATCGACGGGACCATTGTTACCGTCGCACTCCCGACCATATCACAGGTTTTTGATGTCAGCCCGGGTGTAGCAAGCTGGGTCATAACCAGTTACATCCTGGTGATGGCAGGCTGCGTCCTCATATTTGGCAAGGTTTCAGACGTCATCGGTTTTAAGACCGTCTTCCTGTCAGGGTTCATGATCTTCACCATCGGGTCGTTAGCAGCAGGTTTTCTTCCCGGATTTCTGAACTCGTTTCCGGTATTTATCATATCACGGATATTCCAGGCAGTCGGGGCATCGATGATCACCGCAATCGGGCCGGCCATGGTCACTGCTTACATCCCGATGGAATTCAAGGGAAAGGCGATGGGGACAGTCTTTACGATTCAGGCGTTAGGAGGAGCGATAGGCCCTACAGCCGGAGGGATACTCACCCAGCATCTATCATGGAGCTGGATCTTCTTCATCAACATCCCGATCGGGATCGGGGCGATCATCCTGGGTGCAAAAGTGATCCCAGAGAAAGAGAGACGAAGATGGATCCCCGGGTTTGACCGCACCGGTGCAGTGCTGATCTTTACCGTCCTCTCATCCATGCTCTTCTTCCTCTCAGAGGGTCAGACCTTTGGATGGACAAGTCCGGTAATTCTCGGAGCAGCGGCTCTGACCGTTCTCGCAACCGGGTTCTTTGTGAAGCACGAACTCTCATTCCCCGAACCACTGCTTGAGCTTCGGCTCTTCAGGGAGAAGAATTTCCTCCTCACGAACTCCCTTATTGTCCTGCTCTTCTTCAACTTCGGAGGAGTCTGTTTTCTTCTTCCGTTCTATCTCCAGTATCTGCAGGAGTTTTCACCATCGCTTGTTGGGCTGGTCTTCTCGACCCTCTCGATAGCGCTCATGCTTGGAGGAATTCTTGCAGGAGTAGGAGCAGGAAAGGTGCCATGGAGATGGATCAACGGTACTGCCGGGGCGCTTGAAATCCTGGGTTATTTCCTTATCACACAGATCCGGCCAGACTCAAACCCCTGGTTTACGGTGCTCTGCCTGGCACTTGTAGGAACCGGGGCAGGCCTGATACTTACATCCTCTTCCAGTATGATCATGAACTCGGTCTCAAAGAGATACCAGGGTATGATATCCAGTTTTACAAGTCTCGAACGGTTCATTCCCATGATGCTCGGAGTAACCATATTCAACATCCTCTTTGTCCAGGGTATCAGTTCTGTGGCATCAGCAGGCAGCGTTGGTGAGATGATGAACAATCTCTCAAAACCTGCCCTTGAGTCCGGGTTCGGTTTAGCATTCTGGTTCGCATTTCTGCTCAGCCTGTGTATGCTGGTCGTTGCAGCATGTGCAAACCTTGAGATACATCCGGATTATCAGAACGAGAAGTGA
- a CDS encoding glycosyltransferase family 39 protein, with amino-acid sequence MNIQSNIRTYRHELILLGILILASVFLLFNLAKEGYSNSYYTAAVKSMLTNPAVMIYNSYDPTGFVTVDKPPVSLWVQTLSAALLGFSGSSVILPQALAGICSVLLLYLLVRRSWGKDAGLVAAFALTITPIFVAVARTNNMDGLLIFVLLCAVYLALHAWKTGSPFYLMGAAVLIGVGFNIKMIQAFAVVPACFGIYLLNVRITWKKKILHLVAASAVLLLVSASWAVMMDLTPVDQRPYIGSSTGNSEFNLIFGYNGLNRLLGGLMPFHGGEMSRNQSERGGYPGVIPGGSGGSFPPGGENGFNSPGPDWNTTSGDQGSLPDRTRGSVQDPYRASAGSPGFIGNGTQGMPPLGMENGGRPGGSPGGMPGMNDGGEPGLFRMGDAGMSGQISWLLPFALIGLLAWITRPTLAVLTNLNQKEVLTIALALWLFPELIYFSFTSGFYHTYYVVMVAIPLAGLVGIGAVSMYEAYLTPGIKGWLLVAAIFVTGVCQWVFLGYTPEFLAPLSWIVLVGSLLGASALVILRFRSSPAPSGIQTTVILLTIGLLCVAPFVWSCTPVIYKEQGGMPSAGPGLASGPGQLPGMMPGENQGNSSALYSFLSSHQSGEKYIVGVESSRSAGDLILSYGASVMTMGGYSGRDQILTNESLKTLIHEGQIRYFLLGQMGHGMPGGESSGVTTWIQDSCPVLPDDEWSGGENQGKTASNAASPMRSTLYDCKDAA; translated from the coding sequence GTGAACATCCAATCCAATATCCGAACATATCGTCATGAGTTGATTCTGCTGGGAATTCTGATCCTGGCATCAGTCTTTCTTCTATTCAATCTTGCAAAGGAGGGTTATTCAAACTCATACTATACAGCAGCAGTAAAGAGCATGCTCACAAATCCCGCGGTCATGATCTACAACTCCTATGATCCAACCGGATTTGTCACGGTGGACAAACCCCCCGTAAGTCTCTGGGTTCAGACACTCAGTGCGGCATTACTCGGATTTTCAGGCTCTTCGGTTATTCTTCCCCAGGCCCTCGCCGGAATCTGTTCTGTTCTCCTGCTCTATCTGCTTGTCAGGAGATCCTGGGGAAAGGATGCAGGGCTTGTTGCTGCGTTTGCCCTCACGATCACACCAATCTTTGTTGCAGTCGCCCGAACCAACAACATGGACGGATTGCTCATCTTCGTCCTCCTTTGTGCTGTGTATCTTGCCCTTCATGCCTGGAAGACCGGGTCTCCATTCTATCTGATGGGAGCTGCAGTTCTGATCGGGGTCGGGTTTAATATCAAGATGATACAGGCGTTCGCGGTTGTTCCTGCATGTTTCGGAATATACCTGCTGAATGTTCGAATCACGTGGAAGAAGAAGATCCTGCATCTGGTTGCAGCATCAGCAGTTCTCCTCCTGGTTTCTGCATCCTGGGCTGTAATGATGGATCTGACGCCTGTAGATCAACGGCCGTATATTGGCAGCAGCACCGGGAACTCGGAGTTTAATCTGATATTCGGGTACAACGGTCTGAACAGACTGCTTGGAGGGCTGATGCCGTTTCATGGCGGTGAGATGAGCAGGAATCAGTCAGAACGCGGTGGATATCCCGGAGTCATCCCCGGTGGATCCGGCGGGTCATTCCCCCCGGGAGGGGAGAACGGATTTAATTCTCCTGGACCTGACTGGAATACAACATCAGGTGATCAGGGATCGTTGCCTGACAGAACCCGGGGATCTGTGCAGGATCCATATAGGGCATCAGCAGGATCTCCAGGCTTTATTGGTAATGGAACCCAGGGTATGCCTCCACTTGGAATGGAGAACGGAGGACGCCCGGGCGGCAGTCCCGGCGGCATGCCTGGAATGAACGACGGTGGCGAGCCCGGGCTCTTCAGAATGGGAGATGCCGGAATGTCAGGGCAGATCAGCTGGCTGCTCCCATTCGCCCTGATCGGACTTCTTGCCTGGATCACAAGGCCCACCCTGGCGGTTCTGACAAACCTGAACCAAAAGGAAGTCCTTACAATTGCACTGGCCCTCTGGCTTTTCCCTGAACTGATCTATTTCAGTTTTACAAGCGGTTTTTACCACACCTACTATGTAGTGATGGTTGCCATCCCCCTCGCAGGTCTTGTCGGAATCGGGGCGGTTTCGATGTATGAGGCGTACCTTACTCCGGGAATCAAAGGATGGCTGCTTGTTGCTGCCATATTTGTGACCGGGGTGTGCCAGTGGGTATTCCTGGGGTACACTCCTGAATTTCTGGCACCACTCTCATGGATTGTCCTCGTGGGTTCACTCCTGGGTGCTTCAGCACTTGTCATCCTCCGTTTCCGTTCCTCTCCGGCCCCATCAGGAATTCAGACTACAGTAATTCTGCTAACCATCGGCCTGCTCTGTGTTGCACCGTTTGTCTGGTCATGCACACCTGTTATCTATAAGGAACAAGGCGGAATGCCGTCAGCAGGCCCAGGCCTTGCATCCGGTCCGGGACAGTTACCCGGCATGATGCCGGGAGAGAATCAGGGGAACAGTTCTGCTCTCTATTCGTTTCTCTCATCCCATCAGTCTGGTGAAAAGTACATCGTGGGTGTTGAGAGTTCACGCTCTGCCGGGGATCTCATCCTCTCATATGGTGCCTCTGTTATGACAATGGGCGGGTACTCTGGTAGGGATCAGATCCTTACAAACGAATCATTGAAGACCCTGATTCATGAAGGCCAGATCAGGTACTTCCTGCTTGGGCAGATGGGTCATGGTATGCCTGGAGGAGAGAGCAGTGGGGTTACAACATGGATACAGGATAGTTGCCCGGTACTACCTGATGACGAGTGGAGTGGGGGAGAAAATCAGGGTAAAACAGCGTCAAATGCCGCCTCTCCGATGCGAAGCACGTTATACGACTGCAAAGATGCAGCATAA
- a CDS encoding MFS transporter: MTTTSFKPSGWTLLFLLLSAMMILMGGAAVAPALPLISQAFPGASETLISLIITLPALAIALTGFFIGALSDKFGKVPVLVASIVVFTIAGSSGFYLNSIYAILIGRFILGMGIAGITCTTSSLIACYYEGITRARVLGYQAAAMGFGVLILETSGGILAGISWRAAFLIYLIGLLILVGIITSMREPAKPRFEEKERSSDETFPVSPLLAAYITLFLGNMLFFLLPTKFPFLLANLDAARVIGENTALASGIFLGISGCASSLIGVMYGRIAWRFHRSTILTFTFVFFGAGLCILGFASSLITVGIGVVCIGIGEGILMPTILTWIASITPKQYLGRASGGFSVALNLGQFASTLAIVPVFVIAGTYRNAFFACGCVAFFFALPYLFAILKEKYGFSGVHPVNSKVEI, translated from the coding sequence ATGACAACTACATCGTTCAAACCATCGGGATGGACCTTACTTTTTCTCTTACTTTCAGCCATGATGATTCTTATGGGGGGAGCCGCAGTCGCGCCGGCTCTTCCGCTCATCAGTCAGGCATTTCCCGGTGCATCAGAGACATTAATATCATTAATTATCACCCTCCCTGCACTTGCAATTGCTCTCACCGGGTTTTTTATCGGTGCTCTATCAGACAAATTCGGAAAAGTTCCGGTTCTTGTCGCCTCCATTGTGGTCTTCACCATCGCAGGCAGTTCCGGATTTTATCTTAACTCAATATACGCGATATTAATCGGAAGATTCATCCTTGGAATGGGGATTGCAGGCATCACCTGCACCACATCCTCTCTGATCGCCTGCTATTATGAAGGGATTACCCGGGCACGGGTTCTTGGGTATCAGGCTGCAGCAATGGGATTCGGGGTTTTAATTCTTGAAACCAGCGGGGGGATTCTCGCCGGAATATCCTGGCGGGCAGCATTCCTCATCTACCTGATTGGTCTTCTTATTCTCGTTGGTATTATCACATCAATGAGAGAGCCGGCAAAGCCGAGATTTGAGGAGAAGGAGAGATCTTCTGATGAGACCTTCCCTGTTTCACCACTCCTTGCGGCATACATAACCCTGTTTTTAGGAAACATGCTCTTCTTCCTGCTGCCCACCAAGTTCCCGTTCTTACTTGCAAATCTTGATGCAGCACGGGTGATCGGAGAGAACACCGCTCTTGCAAGTGGAATATTTCTCGGGATATCAGGCTGCGCCTCTTCACTCATAGGAGTGATGTACGGGAGAATTGCCTGGAGGTTTCACCGCAGCACAATCCTGACCTTCACCTTCGTCTTCTTTGGAGCAGGGCTCTGCATTCTCGGGTTTGCATCATCCCTTATTACAGTAGGAATCGGGGTTGTCTGTATCGGTATTGGTGAAGGCATCCTGATGCCGACGATACTCACCTGGATCGCTTCCATAACGCCGAAACAGTATCTTGGAAGGGCTAGCGGTGGGTTCTCTGTTGCTCTGAACCTTGGTCAGTTTGCCTCCACCCTTGCCATCGTGCCGGTATTTGTTATAGCAGGGACCTACAGGAATGCATTCTTTGCATGTGGATGTGTGGCATTCTTCTTTGCTCTGCCGTACCTTTTCGCAATACTGAAAGAGAAGTACGGATTTTCCGGGGTTCATCCGGTGAACTCAAAAGTAGAGATATAA
- a CDS encoding tetratricopeptide repeat protein — protein sequence MNHTLIIILLCLGIMAGTSVAEKTVEEWNNLGVAYFGQGNYDEAIAAYQNATVLDPSNAMAWGNIGLALASQGKYEEALEALHKTTELNPEDALAWSNTGLVLDHLERYEEALAAYDRSLELKPDIARTWTNRGLAGHNLGREDEALTDYVKATTLDPKYEPGWKNRGSALYNLDRYDEAITACETALALNADDAAAWKTKADALVKLGRGEEAQIASEKAASILQGSS from the coding sequence ATGAACCATACACTCATCATCATCCTGCTCTGCCTGGGAATCATGGCGGGCACTTCTGTCGCAGAGAAGACAGTAGAGGAGTGGAACAATCTGGGGGTCGCCTACTTTGGGCAGGGCAATTATGACGAAGCCATCGCTGCCTACCAGAACGCTACAGTCCTTGATCCGTCAAATGCCATGGCCTGGGGAAACATCGGCCTGGCCCTGGCTAGTCAGGGAAAGTACGAAGAAGCCCTTGAAGCATTACATAAGACCACTGAGTTGAATCCCGAAGACGCCCTCGCCTGGTCAAACACCGGTCTCGTGCTCGATCATCTCGAAAGGTATGAAGAGGCGCTTGCTGCATATGACCGGTCACTGGAGCTTAAACCTGATATTGCAAGAACCTGGACCAACCGGGGCCTAGCAGGTCATAACCTTGGCAGAGAGGATGAAGCCCTCACCGATTACGTGAAAGCCACCACTCTTGACCCGAAGTACGAGCCGGGATGGAAGAACAGGGGTTCAGCATTATACAATCTGGACAGATACGATGAGGCAATAACAGCATGTGAGACGGCTCTTGCGCTCAACGCTGACGATGCTGCAGCATGGAAGACAAAGGCTGATGCCCTGGTGAAACTAGGCAGGGGCGAAGAG
- a CDS encoding helix-turn-helix domain-containing protein — MIDDSLLLELKKIGMSEYEAKVYGILSALRVASAREIHEQTRIPRGRIYETLTSLAEKGFVVSSGKSPVRYSPIDASKTFERLKKESIDSLEGLYQRLKVLETETPEQLMQGYELRTEWTRDTQIRMMLRRAKTEIILLCNDMEFLTRYANDISRAAKRIPLYLVVGREELAGVTHVKCYVGGNDIESSFFHIEAGDVMGISLKLLLMADRRESLSVMEENGIITGVFICPDMYAGYLSRKILQEIEQVERSRKKT; from the coding sequence ATGATCGATGATTCATTACTTCTCGAATTGAAGAAGATCGGGATGAGCGAGTACGAGGCGAAGGTGTATGGTATCCTGTCAGCCTTGAGAGTGGCAAGTGCACGTGAGATTCACGAACAGACCAGAATACCACGAGGCAGGATCTATGAAACACTCACATCCCTGGCTGAGAAAGGGTTTGTCGTCTCTTCAGGAAAATCGCCGGTGCGATACTCGCCTATCGATGCCTCAAAGACCTTTGAGAGACTGAAAAAGGAGTCAATTGATTCCCTTGAAGGGCTGTATCAGCGGCTAAAAGTGCTTGAAACAGAGACACCGGAACAGCTCATGCAGGGATATGAGCTCCGTACAGAATGGACCCGGGATACACAGATCAGAATGATGCTCCGTCGTGCCAAGACAGAGATCATCCTTCTCTGTAATGATATGGAGTTTCTCACCAGATATGCCAATGATATCTCACGTGCTGCAAAAAGGATACCGCTGTACCTCGTAGTCGGAAGAGAGGAGCTTGCAGGAGTTACTCACGTAAAATGCTATGTAGGTGGGAATGACATCGAGTCGTCGTTCTTTCATATTGAAGCCGGAGATGTTATGGGAATCTCACTGAAACTGCTTCTGATGGCTGACCGTCGTGAATCACTCTCGGTTATGGAAGAGAACGGAATAATAACAGGGGTATTCATCTGCCCGGATATGTACGCTGGATATCTGTCGCGAAAGATTCTGCAGGAGATTGAGCAGGTGGAGAGGTCACGAAAAAAGACCTGA
- a CDS encoding PEGA domain-containing protein has product MMITKLSPYITTVLILVASLICCATAEEMNARNLPGQQIAPGMTNDSPQGEMNDSGSPDNYQNGQQGWGQNTQNSMSHTNHGTQNAQTGQNTGPGQQATRPISTATPEPTIQEPQKNTPAAPTPDTSHKEVIQTSQPTQKDPEPKQSQIQQVSPGTGGQYHNIQFPPSYPGIKEDRAAIQVTSNPAGAGVYLDGLSKGVTPSSGYLDISDLSPGTYTIHLTLSGYTDYTTQITLSRNEVATISADLTSTYVPSEYGALSVQSTPSGADVFLDNEYKGITPVTLQKISTGSHTILIKNEGFSSYSGDVYIVPDQASALSVTLTASATPTRTPTPNPTQSPVPVPTKSAPSPWIALGSLAAAGLIFVGQKQR; this is encoded by the coding sequence ATGATGATCACGAAGTTATCACCATACATTACAACAGTCCTCATCCTTGTTGCATCACTCATATGCTGTGCAACAGCGGAGGAGATGAACGCCCGGAATTTACCAGGACAGCAGATCGCTCCAGGCATGACCAACGATTCGCCTCAGGGAGAGATGAACGATAGTGGAAGCCCAGACAATTATCAGAACGGGCAACAGGGTTGGGGACAGAATACCCAGAATTCAATGAGTCACACAAATCATGGCACCCAAAATGCCCAGACCGGGCAGAATACAGGCCCAGGACAACAGGCAACCAGACCGATCTCAACCGCTACCCCAGAGCCAACTATTCAGGAACCGCAGAAAAACACTCCTGCAGCACCAACTCCTGATACATCTCATAAGGAAGTAATTCAGACCAGTCAGCCAACACAAAAAGATCCAGAGCCTAAACAGTCGCAGATACAGCAGGTATCCCCAGGAACTGGTGGTCAGTATCACAACATCCAGTTCCCTCCGTCATACCCTGGCATTAAGGAGGATCGTGCTGCGATACAGGTGACCAGCAACCCGGCTGGTGCCGGTGTGTATCTCGATGGACTATCCAAAGGGGTAACCCCTTCATCAGGATACCTTGACATATCAGATCTTTCCCCGGGAACCTATACCATTCACCTGACCCTTTCAGGGTACACAGACTACACAACCCAGATAACCCTTTCCAGAAATGAGGTCGCCACAATCTCGGCAGATCTGACATCGACATATGTCCCATCGGAGTACGGAGCGCTCTCGGTACAGTCCACCCCGTCAGGAGCAGATGTGTTCCTTGATAATGAATACAAGGGAATCACCCCGGTCACACTCCAGAAGATTAGCACGGGCTCTCACACCATACTCATCAAAAATGAGGGATTCTCGTCATACAGCGGAGATGTTTATATTGTTCCTGATCAGGCATCAGCACTCTCGGTCACCCTGACTGCAAGTGCCACACCGACCCGGACACCAACACCTAACCCGACACAATCTCCTGTACCGGTACCGACAAAATCAGCCCCGTCCCCATGGATAGCACTCGGCAGTCTTGCAGCAGCAGGACTCATATTTGTCGGACAGAAGCAAAGATAG